One Tursiops truncatus isolate mTurTru1 chromosome 3, mTurTru1.mat.Y, whole genome shotgun sequence DNA segment encodes these proteins:
- the TNFSF9 gene encoding tumor necrosis factor ligand superfamily member 9, whose protein sequence is MPSSTHAAPDPEAQRPLAPSGRSCHPLPWALSAALLLLAAACAACLVRAWAAPGAPASQVPGSARSPRLPEGLELMPDARTRLPDSPQGVFAQLVVADGVQLTEGPLHWCSERGMTGVTLAPGVSYDKHTHEVVVAQAGVYYVFLHLALKRAMASNGNSSGSVSVALNLRPLQAGAAALALTLDLPPPSSGNSVAGFRSGLLHLDAGQRLSVHLHLAVREPRAWQLSADATVLGLFHVNTQVPTGLSLTQLT, encoded by the exons ATGCCCTCCAGCACCCACGCTGCCCCGGATCCCGAAGCTCAGCGGCCGCTCGCGCCCTCGGGCCGCTCCTGCCACCCGCTGCCCTGGGCCCTGAGCGCCGCGCTGCTGCTGCTCGCTGCCGCCTGCGCCGCCTGCCTGGTGCGCGCCTGGGCCGCGCCCGGGGCTCCTGCATCGCAGGTCCCCGGCTCTGCGCGCAGCCCGAGACTCCCGGAGGGCCTGGAGCTGATGCCCGACGCCCGCACCCGCCTCCCCGACTCTCCGCAG GGCGTGTTCGCGCAGCTGGTGGTGGCCGACGGAG TGCAGCTGACCGAAGGGCCCCTGCACTGGTGCAGCGAGCGGGGGATGACAGGTGTGACCCTGGCACCCGGTGTGAGCTATGACAAGCACACGCACGAGGTGGTGGTGGCCCAGGCCGGAGTCTACTATGTTTTCTTGCACTTGGCGCTGAAGCGTGCAATGGCCAGCAACGGCAACAGCTCCGGCTCCGTCTCTGTGGCCCTGAACCTGCGGCCTCTCCAAGCTGGGGCCGCTGCCCTGGCCCTGACCTTGGACCTGCCACCCCCATCCTCGGGGAACTCAGTGGCTGGTTTCCGGAGCGGCCTGTTGCACCTGGATGCCGGACAGCGCCTGAGCGTCCACCTGCACCTCGCGGTCCGGGAGCCTCGCGCCTGGCAGCTCTCAGCGGACGCCACGGTCTTGGGCCTCTTCCACGTGAACACCCAAGTCCCCACTGGACTCTCCTTGACACAGCTGACGTGA
- the LOC117311942 gene encoding phospholipid phosphatase 3-like, which yields MEGTRLPSLALSPKMTTRESPKVCNAQHGDRWPRRTLVNSDMTLTRGTLKKGFFCNDTTIQYPRVAHYIIEDSALIKMGFFICIFTISLGELIRVKLLQLSSSAFMSGTYTAMIYKQLGTFIFGGLASCSPTSIAKMTTGHLRPHFLATCLPDPASCDLESGYVTNYTCTGHPKDVLDVRRVGGQGGEPRRHPHPTPAPADVHPAPARPPGNPSILWTPPSGCTPWCIWW from the exons ATGGAAGGGACCCGCCTACCCAGCTTGGCTCTCAGCCCGAAAATGACCACCAGGGAATCGCCCAAGGTCTGCAATGCCCAGCACGGAGACCGCTGGCCCAGGAGGACTCTCGTCAACTCCGATATGACTTTGACCCGCGGAACCCTGAAAAAG GGCTTCTTTTGCAATGACACCACCATCCAATACCCCCGAGTGGCCCATTACATCATCGAAGACTCGGCACTCATAAAGATGGGCTTCTTCATCTGCATCTTCACG ATCAGCCTGGGAGAGTTGATTCGTGTCAAGCTCTTGCAGCTGAGCTCGTCAGCCTTCATGAGCGGCACTTACACGGCCATGATCTACAAGCAGCTGGGCACCTTCATTTTTGGCGGCCTGGCCAGCTGCTCCCCGACCAGCATTGCCAAGATGACCACAGGTCACCTGCGGCCCCACTTCCTGGCCACGTGCCTGCCCGACCCAGCCTCCTGTGACCTCGAGAGCGGCTACGTCACCAACTACACCTGCACAGGGCACCCCAAAGACGTCCTCGATGTCAGGCGAGTGGGCGGTCAAGGAGGGGAACCCAGGAggcatccccaccccaccccagccccagctgaTGTCCACCCTGCCCCTGCCCGTCCCCCAGGAAATCCTTCTATTCTGTGGACGCCTCCATCGGGATGTACTCCATGGTGTATTTGGTGGTGA
- the TUBB4A gene encoding tubulin beta-4A chain isoform X2 → MREIVHLQAGQCGNQIGAKFWEVISDEHGIDPTGTYHGDSDLQLERINVYYNEATGGNYVPRAVLVDLEPGTMDSVRSGPFGQIFRPDNFVFGQSGAGNNWAKGHYTEGAELVDAVLDVVRKEAESCDCLQGFQLTHSLGGGTGSGMGTLLISKIREEFPDRIMNTFSVVPSPKVSDTVVEPYNATLSVHQLVENTDETYCIDNEALYDICFRTLKLTTPTYGDLNHLVSATMSGVTTCLRFPGQLNADLRKLAVNMVPFPRLHFFMPGFAPLTSRGSQQYRALTVPELTQQMFDAKNMMAACDPRHGRYLTVAAVFRGRMSMKEVDEQMLSVQSKNSSYFVEWIPNNVKTAVCDIPPRGLKMAATFIGNSTAIQELFKRISEQFTAMFRRKAFLHWYTGEGMDEMEFTEAESNMNDLVSEYQQYQDATAEEGEFEEEAEEEVA, encoded by the exons ATGCGGGAGATCGTGCACCTGCAGGCCGGCCAGTGCGGCAACCAGATCGGAGCCAAG TTTTGGGAGGTGATCAGTGATGAGCATGGCATCGATCCCACTGGCACATACCATGGGGATAGTGACCTGCAGCTGGAGAGAATCAACGTGTACTACAATGAGGCCACAG GAGGAAATTACGTCCCCAGAGCTGTGCTGGTGGACCTCGAGCCGGGCACCATGGACTCTGTCCGCTCAGGTCCCTTCGGCCAGATCTTTCGTCCTGACAACTTTGTGTTTG GCCAGTCTGGAGCCGGCAACAACTGGGCCAAGGGCCACTACACAGAGGGTGCCGAGCTGGTGGACGCGGTCCTGGACGTGGTCCGGAAGGAAGCCGAGAGCTGTGACTGCCTGCAGGGCTTCCAGCTGACCCACTCGCTGGGCGGGGGCACGGGGTCCGGGATGGGCACCCTCCTCATCAGCAAGATCCGCGAGGAGTTCCCGGACCGCATCATGAACACCTTCAGCGTGGTGCCCTCGCCCAAGGTGTCGGACACGGTGGTGGAGCCCTACAACGCCACCCTGTCCGTGCACCAGCTGGTGGAGAACACAGACGAGACTTACTGCATCGACAACGAGGCGCTGTACGACATCTGCTTCCGCACCCTGAAGCTGACCACGCCCACCTACGGGGACCTCAACCACCTGGTGTCGGCCACCATGAGCGGGGTCACCACGTGCCTGCGCTTCCCGGGCCAGCTCAACGCCGACCTGCGCAAGCTGGCCGTGAACATGGTGCCCTTCCCGCGCCTGCACTTCTTCATGCCCGGCTTCGCGCCGCTGACCAGCCGGGGCAGCCAGCAGTACCGGGCGCTGACGGTGCCCGAGCTCACCCAGCAGATGTTCGACGCCAAGAACATGATGGCCGCCTGCGACCCGCGCCACGGCCGCTACCTGACCGTGGCCGCTGTGTTCCGGGGCCGCATGTCCATGAAGGAGGTGGATGAGCAGATGCTGAGCGTGCAGAGCAAAAACAGCAGCTACTTCGTGGAGTGGATCCCCAACAACGTGAAGACGGCCGTGTGCGACATCCCGCCCCGCGGCCTGAAGATGGCCGCCACCTTCATCGGCAACAGCACGGCCATCCAGGAGCTGTTCAAGCGCATCTCGGAGCAGTTCACGGCCATGTTCCGGCGCAAGGCCTTCCTGCACTGGTACACGGGCGAGGGCATGGACGAGATGGAGTTCACCGAGGCCGAGAGCAACATGAACGACCTGGTGTCCGAGTACCAGCAGTACCAGGACGCCACGGCCGAGGAGGGGGAGTTTGAGGAGGAGGCCGAGGAGGAGGTGGCCTAG
- the TUBB4A gene encoding tubulin beta-4A chain isoform X1, which translates to MDSVRSGPFGQIFRPDNFVFGQSGAGNNWAKGHYTEGAELVDAVLDVVRKEAESCDCLQGFQLTHSLGGGTGSGMGTLLISKIREEFPDRIMNTFSVVPSPKVSDTVVEPYNATLSVHQLVENTDETYCIDNEALYDICFRTLKLTTPTYGDLNHLVSATMSGVTTCLRFPGQLNADLRKLAVNMVPFPRLHFFMPGFAPLTSRGSQQYRALTVPELTQQMFDAKNMMAACDPRHGRYLTVAAVFRGRMSMKEVDEQMLSVQSKNSSYFVEWIPNNVKTAVCDIPPRGLKMAATFIGNSTAIQELFKRISEQFTAMFRRKAFLHWYTGEGMDEMEFTEAESNMNDLVSEYQQYQDATAEEGEFEEEAEEEVA; encoded by the exons ATGGACTCTGTCCGCTCAGGTCCCTTCGGCCAGATCTTTCGTCCTGACAACTTTGTGTTTG GCCAGTCTGGAGCCGGCAACAACTGGGCCAAGGGCCACTACACAGAGGGTGCCGAGCTGGTGGACGCGGTCCTGGACGTGGTCCGGAAGGAAGCCGAGAGCTGTGACTGCCTGCAGGGCTTCCAGCTGACCCACTCGCTGGGCGGGGGCACGGGGTCCGGGATGGGCACCCTCCTCATCAGCAAGATCCGCGAGGAGTTCCCGGACCGCATCATGAACACCTTCAGCGTGGTGCCCTCGCCCAAGGTGTCGGACACGGTGGTGGAGCCCTACAACGCCACCCTGTCCGTGCACCAGCTGGTGGAGAACACAGACGAGACTTACTGCATCGACAACGAGGCGCTGTACGACATCTGCTTCCGCACCCTGAAGCTGACCACGCCCACCTACGGGGACCTCAACCACCTGGTGTCGGCCACCATGAGCGGGGTCACCACGTGCCTGCGCTTCCCGGGCCAGCTCAACGCCGACCTGCGCAAGCTGGCCGTGAACATGGTGCCCTTCCCGCGCCTGCACTTCTTCATGCCCGGCTTCGCGCCGCTGACCAGCCGGGGCAGCCAGCAGTACCGGGCGCTGACGGTGCCCGAGCTCACCCAGCAGATGTTCGACGCCAAGAACATGATGGCCGCCTGCGACCCGCGCCACGGCCGCTACCTGACCGTGGCCGCTGTGTTCCGGGGCCGCATGTCCATGAAGGAGGTGGATGAGCAGATGCTGAGCGTGCAGAGCAAAAACAGCAGCTACTTCGTGGAGTGGATCCCCAACAACGTGAAGACGGCCGTGTGCGACATCCCGCCCCGCGGCCTGAAGATGGCCGCCACCTTCATCGGCAACAGCACGGCCATCCAGGAGCTGTTCAAGCGCATCTCGGAGCAGTTCACGGCCATGTTCCGGCGCAAGGCCTTCCTGCACTGGTACACGGGCGAGGGCATGGACGAGATGGAGTTCACCGAGGCCGAGAGCAACATGAACGACCTGGTGTCCGAGTACCAGCAGTACCAGGACGCCACGGCCGAGGAGGGGGAGTTTGAGGAGGAGGCCGAGGAGGAGGTGGCCTAG